GTATCTTTGTCACGGGCCACGAAGTATGCCTTGCCGTTCTTCGTAGAGGTGTCCACCTTGCGCTCTACCATCTGCAGGCGACGCTTCCAGACATGCGGCACCAGAGCCGGTCGGTAGGTGGAAGCGGTCATGCCAAGCGCGCCAAAGATGTGGTGGTCGACGTACTCAAAGAACCGATCCTTACCTCCAAGCCGCTCGACGAGTAGCTGCACGCAATAGATGCCCCATCCGTACTCGAAGCCCTCACCAGGCTCAAAGAAGAGGTGTGTAAATTGATTCCTGGATAAGGGATGGGCGTCATCGGGAAAGTCTGGGGGTGGTACTCTATCCTCGATGCCAAACCGTTCTTGGTACGAATCGGGGGTGCCCATTCCACTCGTGTTTAAGAGTAAGTGACGCAACGTGACGCTGCAAATTGGGGGGCGTAGCCGTATTTTTTCATCCACTTCCTCCACGAGCAGGCATTTCTCAATCTCTGGAAGAGACCTGGTAATTGGTTCGTCGAGCATCAAAATACCACGTTCAACCAATTGCAAGGCCGCGATATTGGTAACGAACTTGCCTGCGGAGGTGAGCGATATAGTGCAATCAGGATCCAACGGCGGCGAGTCAGTATCAAGTAATTGGCGTCCAGCAGCATGTCGGTATAAGAACTTTCCTGCTCGTACCCGCAGTATGAATTATACGTTCTCTTCTTACACTTTCATTCGAACTTCAACACTCGTAGGGAAGTGACTTGTCTCACCGTTATTGTCAATGACTATAGCGACGGCGCCCAGCATGTCCCCCTTGTCAAGGTTTGTTGCTTTGGCCAATTCGGCCTCAAATGTTTCCATTGCAGGCGGTGTCAATGTCCTTCGATACGTCCTTTGTAGTTCAGGGGAACGAACTCCCGGTCCAGTAGGAGgggagattgagaagaaagCCTCTCAATGATGTCGACACACCTGAGCCCGGGTAAGAAAGATGATTTTGACCCGATGTATATGATGGTATGCTATCGCGGGGAACCTTCAACATCATTGGCGAGCATAAACACCTTACGTAATAAATCCTACGGGTTTGGTGGAAACACAGCTACCATACAACGTACTGTTGGAGGTGAAGGGAAATCTCTAAACCTCACATGTCCTTTAACAATATATACTGGGAATGCCATCGTGTTGGCTTGGAGggggctgaagctgcaggagACGCTGGACTACTGGCTTACAACATTATTTAGGATACTAACAATGCTGAATAGCACACTAGCGGGTGTAAGCATGAGCCGCCCACCAAGGCCAAAGGCTGCCAATAAGAGCagggagatgaaggcgaaCGATGTTGGGGATCTGGGGACAATCGAGGACGGTTTAATCAAGATGCATTATGCCCATAGAGTACTGCATAAGAGTTGATTAGAATGGTTTGAGCCAGTGGACAAATATAATGGCATCTATTTGGGCTTCATTTAGCCACAGGCGCTTATGCTTTACCATTACGAGTGCCCAGAGTGCAACAATTTATTTCTCATACTCAAGAAGGGTTATTTCAATTAGTCGTATATATAACTATTACTCTTTCACTGCCGTTCGGCCAATAGTTGCACGCATAATAACAGGGGAGGCCTGTGCGGCACGGAGAAGACCTCGAAAAATAAAGCGTCGGATTCCTCCCCCGTTGCATGCGTTTTCCGCATTTCTTCGAGACAGCTGCAATGCCTCGTTGGCATAAACTAACATTTCATCTTGATAATTGCCAACTGCTTCAGTTATGGTTAATCTACCAGCCGCAACGTCCGTGATATGCCTTGAAAGAACTTCTGCATCCTGAAGTGCAGTGTTGGCACCAATACCGCCCATAGGTGTCATATTGTGAATAGCATCACCCAGAAGGGTGACATTACTGGGATCCCACTTGGACAGCGTTGGCATCGAACGCAGAGATAGATACTTGATAGAGGACGTATCCGAGTCGCTCAACATGTTTCGCAACTGTGGCGACCATCCTTTCGTAACTTCAAGTACGTGGTCTCTCAATTTTGATCCGTCGAGCGCATTGGCATTTTGAGGAATATCTTCTGTTGGCAAGACATACGCCCAAACAACGTAGTGTTCCGCCTCCGAATAATGATTTCCATCAGCGGGTCTGGACTTCCATGCTGAGCTGAACATCCAACCTTTCCCATATGGGACAATGTTGTTGAGTGATCCATCTGTTATCTCAGCTGGAAGGTTTTCAATTCGCCGCTCATCGAGCAAGTAACGGCCGGCAATAGCAGAAACTCCAAGATCCAAACGTTTGAGATCTGGAAGATACTGATGGCGTACTGTCGAGTTTGGTCCGTCAGCACCAACAAGTAAGTCTCCATCAACAAAAGTCCCATCGGAAAAATGAGCGCGAACCTGCCCGCCTAAGAGTTGATCATATCGAATGAAGAATTTTCTCCACTGGACAACCGGGGGTGATTTGTTGACAAGACCTTCGAGTAAGACATCGCGAAGCTCTAGTCGTCCGATACCACATCGCTCTGTTTCTTTGATCGACTTTCCACTTAGCTCTGCATCGTCTCGTTCGGCTAAGAGCTGTAGCTGTGTGTCGCGAAAATATAATTGTGCCCCAGCGGGTGTGAAAATAGTCTGGAGTTGCGTCCAGTTCGAAAGTGGCAGGCAGGTCCGCAATGCACGTCTACCGTCTTGATTGATATGAATTCCATATCCAGCTAAGTTCTCAGTGTTATTTGACTAAGCCTATTATTAGTTTAATGAATATCTTCAAAACTCTTTGCGTCGATAACTCTTACCTGTTGCTCAAACACCTGCACTTCTATTCCTGTCTTGAGAAGACCATGCGCCAAGCAGAGTCCTCCGACACCGCCGCCTATTATCAATACTTTCATCCCAAGAGTTTTTATTGGTGAAGTGCGATTCGATGAATCAATGAATCCTCTTGGATCCTCTTGTTTCTCGATCATTAGTGAAGAATAATCTAAATGTTGGATTGACGTGCAATTATAATTCTGAGATTGTATATATCAATCTAAAATCTCTCCCTTCGGATAAGCTATCCAAATTTTGCTGTCATCCGCAACCAGGTTACTCAGATTCGGAACTTGTTAACTTCCAGGCCGTAATATATTGTCTAGAGTATTGGAAATATATGTCCAATCATTTTCATAAACCTGTGCCGTTACTGATGATTTGGGGACCATTGAGAGGGAGTTCGCTCGGAGCTTCGGAGGAGTAGTAACTTCCGAAAGATATTTCACTGTGTGGGACTACCCACTGTCTTCCGCCGCTACTATGGCGGATCTTGGCTCAATTGCCAGGAGACCCAATATGCAATCGAAGGAAAAACTAGAAGCTGAGTTTTTTTCCAGATTCAAGCCCCGAAAGTTGCGTAATGACTTATTACGTAGGCATACGTCTTTCGTTATCGGTAATTATCTAACATCCGTCGTCCGCACAACTTGCCACTGATAGACATATAcagttttatataaaatgTACACCTGAGAGACTGTTGACACAGCATATTGAATTTTGTCTGCTGTAATCTCTTAGTATAAAAGCTTTAGTGCCgcctttattttcttttctaaGCGCATGGCTGTATAGACCCAAGTTCCCAACCAACAGACTCGCCTCAAAATATAGTGATACCGTCGATTTATACTAAGCTTTGCGTTATGATAGCACTTGATTTATATATCAATACTCTACCAGAATAAGATGCTCTATCTAAACCCATACCTGAGACTTATATATACATCAGTGAAATCGTTAATATAATATAGGCCATTCTTAATAAGCAGCcatagtattataaatttagATTATCTTCCTTAGATATATCCAAGTCATAGCCATAAATAAAACTCATTTGGGTATATATCCTTAGATTATTAAGGGTTGCTGCAGGTCAGCAAGGCGTTCTGGCCGGGCTGCCTAGTATACTGCTCCATTGATGAGGCTCTATGGCTAGCCAGATGATGCGAAGCCCGTCAGCTCCCGGGGAGGCTGGTGTTGCCGCTACCGGGGCGTCGCCGCTCGATCATTCCGCCGACAACAGGGCGTCAGCGGATCAACTGAGACCGTCCAGACCGAAGGGATGTCGTTGAATGTCTAGGACTAGAGAGCGAGGTCGAGATCCAGCTGATCTCTCAGCCATGACCCGAGACTTATGCGCTTTGCAACCGCTGCGTGTTCCCATCGGTGGCGGGAGGAAGCGAATTTGTGCGGAAACGGGAGCTGGTACTGAGGTGTGTAATATATCGACGTATTTCGAAATGACTAGGCCTTTTCAGGCAATGTAGAAGAGTTATTTGTTGCAATATTGGTTACATTCACAAAAATGCTTATTCACCACTGGCAACTATTTGCGAGCTGTTACATGCTCAATCACTTGCATTCGTATTCCATTAAGGCGCGTATTACTAACTCAGAAGAAATGTTTCCTGGATCTCTCTGCTAAGCGTGTGATGGGACATGACTTTCCACGCGAAAATCCGTACCGGTTGCCAAGCACTGACAAATTAGATGACGAGAACGCTAGTAATGTGATATTGTTTACACCGGTGAACGTGACTGAGTGCTCATGGCATGACAAGAGACATTAGAATAGCATTAATCATGCTGCTTCAAGTGGAGAAGATACATTCAAATCAGGTGAATGGAAATGCTTACAAATTCAATCGCTTTATAATGTCTGGAAATTAATGGAAGAATCTAAAGAATCTAGGGAAGCCTGTCTATAGTAGAGTTACCAAGCAAACTATGACGCAGCACTATTGGGATTGTATAAAAGAAGGGTCACTGAGAATAGATTTATTTCTTGGCTTTGCGAATATAATAGCTCTTATCTCCTTATCGGTCCTTTcatcttccctttttctttcattaAAAGACTGATACTGGACCACCATGAGCACGACACTAAACTTTACTACGGTGTTTCAATATGAGGAGCATACTGTTACATATGGCAACTCCAGCGATGTTAAGCAGATTTTCTATCTGGCAGCTGGACCGCTCCTAGGCCCTCTCCTGATCTTCATGCACGGTTGGCCAGGAATATCACTGGAATGGTACCCGCAGCTACAGTACTTTGCGGCACTTGGCTTCCGTGTGATAGCTCCTGACATGCCTGGGTATGGGCGGTCGACAGCACGCCATATTATATCCGATTATACCCAGGAGCAAATCGTGAAGGGAATGCTCGCTTTACTTGCAGATACTGGACGAGACCAAGCAATCTGGATCGGTCATGACCAGGGGGCCAACACTCTCTGGACTCTTGCAAATACACAACCACAAGTTGTCCGCGCTGCCGCGGGAATTTCAGTCCCTTATAATTCACTCGAGCTCGGTCTTGAAGAGCTGTTGTCATCAGTAAATCGACAAATTTATCCCATCGATCGATATCCCTATGGCCAATGGAGCTATATGGTCTACGACGATACGAACTACGACAATGTCACAGCCTGGTTCGACTCGGATATCCTTGGCATTATGAAGCTGATCCATACCTTGGGCAGTCCAGACGATGTTGGCAAGCCAGCCTTCACCTCCGATGTTGTCAGGGATGGAGGCTGGCTTGGGGGGGCGCCAGCTCCCCCAAAACCGGAAGACACCCCTGACTC
The sequence above is drawn from the Trichoderma breve strain T069 chromosome 5, whole genome shotgun sequence genome and encodes:
- a CDS encoding beta-lactamase domain-containing protein; protein product: METFEAELAKATNLDKGDMLGAVAIVIDNNGKFLYRHAAGRQLLDTDSPPLDPDCTISLTSAGKFVTNIAALQLVERGILMLDEPITRSLPEIEKCLLVEEVDEKIRLRPPICSVTLRHLLLNTSGMGTPDSYQERFGIEDRVPPPDFPDDAHPLSRNQFTHLFFEPGEGFEYGWGIYCVQLLVERLGGKDRFFEYVDHHIFGALGMTASTYRPALVPHVWKRRLQMVERKVDTSTKNGKAYFVARDKDTYGLTCSISDLARLFGDIMSPDCKLLQRQEHRDLFFMPQLTPSSHAHQSLLAETTNYGFLLPLKQDVSHKVSWALTPPPAMNWTAAGALVEEDGTLPGSCIPKGTVAFEGQPNIIWTVNREKGRMMLFGTQLLPGYDVKAHNLAVQFLYDAWKTFG
- a CDS encoding FAD binding domain-containing protein is translated as MKVLIIGGGVGGLCLAHGLLKTGIEVQVFEQQSNNTENLAGYGIHINQDGRRALRTCLPLSNWTQLQTIFTPAGAQLYFRDTQLQLLAERDDAELSGKSIKETERCGIGRLELRDVLLEGLVNKSPPVVQWRKFFIRYDQLLGGQVRAHFSDGTFVDGDLLVGADGPNSTVRHQYLPDLKRLDLGVSAIAGRYLLDERRIENLPAEITDGSLNNIVPYGKGWMFSSAWKSRPADGNHYSEAEHYVVWAYVLPTEDIPQNANALDGSKLRDHVLEVTKGWSPQLRNMLSDSDTSSIKYLSLRSMPTLSKWDPSNVTLLGDAIHNMTPMGGIGANTALQDAEVLSRHITDVAAGRLTITEAVGNYQDEMLVYANEALQLSRRNAENACNGGGIRRFIFRGLLRAAQASPVIMRATIGRTAVKE
- a CDS encoding alpha/beta hydrolase fold domain-containing protein, which translates into the protein MSTTLNFTTVFQYEEHTVTYGNSSDVKQIFYLAAGPLLGPLLIFMHGWPGISLEWYPQLQYFAALGFRVIAPDMPGYGRSTARHIISDYTQEQIVKGMLALLADTGRDQAIWIGHDQGANTLWTLANTQPQVVRAAAGISVPYNSLELGLEELLSSVNRQIYPIDRYPYGQWSYMVYDDTNYDNVTAWFDSDILGIMKLIHTLGSPDDVGKPAFTSDVVRDGGWLGGAPAPPKPEDTPDSAVHLIPPVFNAVVAAMENTTFGPGNAWFRNEAANRAFNLANNKNNLTLDIPVFFVNAYWDAICDTVTGNLADRMRRTCSDLTEVVINAGHWVNTDQPEKVNSAMERWIFEKVTDFWPGRALPTL